In Juglans microcarpa x Juglans regia isolate MS1-56 chromosome 4S, Jm3101_v1.0, whole genome shotgun sequence, a single window of DNA contains:
- the LOC121263677 gene encoding LOW QUALITY PROTEIN: protein TIC 55, chloroplastic-like (The sequence of the model RefSeq protein was modified relative to this genomic sequence to represent the inferred CDS: inserted 1 base in 1 codon) — protein sequence MALLLPFPSHNASLSCSVSTSKLKLTATPLPPLLSLTLPLRQTLLRKSNTKCGAVADIKGVPPLEEDYQVLVGPATEEERRGERVVADYDWTEEWYPLYLTQNVPDDAPLGLTVFDKHIVLYRDAEGYLRCYEDRCPHRLAKLSEGQLIDGRLECLYHGWQFEGNGKCVKIPQLPGDARIPRSACLRTYEVRDSQGVVWVWMSQKTPPNLNKIPWFENFARPGFQDTSTTHELPYDHSILLENLMDPAHVPISHDRTDWSAKREDAQPLGFEVTERTDRGFAGWWGKAKDQPLPNFLRFEAPCVLQNNRELVDENGEKHYFTGLFLCRPTGQGKSMVIVRFGGTKRSPLSKLFPQWYFHQNAGKVFEQDMGFLSSQNEFLMKSKVPTKELYLNLKSSDTFVAEYRKWMDKVGHGMPYHFGHSTISLPKEPAVVEHAPAGLVAGASASSPAKGGXGTMHAPNLANRYFRHVIHCKGCRTIIKAFQAWKNALTAAALALTALAILASGRQWKALLLVLATLCSAGVYGCSTAIALNTTNFIRIHRRL from the exons ATGGCTTTGTTGCTCCCATTTCCCTCTCACAATGCTTCGCTCTCTTGCTCTGTATCCACCTCAAAGCTCAAACTAACAGCAACGCCATTACCGCCGCTACTTTCTCTGACACTACCCCTCAGACAAACACTTTTAAGAAAAAGCAACACCAAGTGCGGTGCGGTCGCTGATATCAAAGGTGTGCCTCCGCTTGAAGAGGATTACCAGGTTCTTGTGGGTCCTGCCACTGAAGAGGAGCGGCGTGGGGAGAGGGTTGTGGCGGACTACGATTGGACGGAAGAATGGTACCCGCTGTACCTCACCCAGAACGTGCCCGATGATGCACCTCTGGGTCTCACCGTCTTCGATAAGCATATCGTGCTGTATAGAGACGCGGAAGGTTATCTGCGCTGTTACGAGGATCGCTGCCCCCACAG ACTTGCAAAACTATCCGAAGGCCAGTTGATTGATGGAAGACTAGAATGCCTGTACCATGGCTGGCAATTTGAAGGCAACGGTAAATGTGTGAAGATACCTCAG CTCCCGGGTGATGCCAGAATTCCTCGATCAGCTTGCCTCAGAACGTATGAGGTGAGGGACTCACAAGGAGTTGTGTGGGTGTGGATGTCTCAGAAGACACCACCCAACCTTAACAAAATACCTTGGTTTGAGAACTTTGCCAGGCCAGGTTTTCAGGATACTTCAACCACTCATGAGCTTCCCTACGATCACTCCATACTTCTTGAGAACCTCATGGATCCCGCACACGTCCCGATTTCACATGATAGAACAGATTGGAGTGCAAAAAGGGAGGACGCTCAACCGCTGGGTTTCGAGGTGACTGAACGTACTGACCGAGGATTCGCAGGCTGGTGGGGTAAGGCAAAAGATCAACCTCTGCCAAACTTCTTACGCTTTGAAGCGCCTTGTGTTCTTCAAAATAACAGGGAGCTTGTCGATGAGAATGGGGAGAAGCACTACTTCACAGGGCTATTCCTTTGTAGACCGACAGGACAAGGGAAATCCATGGTTATTGTAAGGTTTGGAGGAACAAAAAGATCCCCCTTGTCAAAATTGTTCCCGCAATGGTACTTTCATCAGAATGCCGGTAAGGTGTTTGAGCAAGATATGGGTTTCCTCTCTTCCCAAAACGAGTTCCTAATGAAGTCAAAAGTGCCAACCAAGGAGCTGTACCTTAATTTAAAATCCTCTGATACATTTGTGGCGGAATATCGGAAGTGGATGGACAAGGTAGGGCATGGGATGCCTTATCATTTTGGGCACAGCACTATTTCATTACCTAAAGAGCCTGCTGTGGTGGAACATGCACCTGCTGGACTGGTTGCTGGAGCATCTGCATCTTCCCCGGCCAAGGGGG TTGGAACGATGCATGCTCCGAACTTGGCCAACCGGTATTTCCGGCATGTAATCCATTGCAAGGGATGCAGAACCATCATTAAAGCTTTCCAAGCCTGGAAAAATGCCCTTACCGCCGCGGCTCTTGCACTGACCGCTTTGGCGATCCTTGCATCTGGAAGGCAGTGGAAGGCCCTTCTTTTAGTGCTGGCAACCCTGTGCTCTGCTGGGGTTTATGGATGCTCAACTGCCATTGCACTGAACACAACCAACTTCATAAGGATACATAGGAGATTGTAA
- the LOC121262691 gene encoding ATP-dependent DNA helicase PIF2-like — translation MYHFAPVNTFYDVEEFINREIDNERTVTIPEEDLLASNSLNSEQKNAYDLILQTLLSNESGAFFIDGPAGTGKTFLYKALLATIRSKNMIALATASSGVAASILPGGRTAHSRFKIPLNVDKDSTYNVIKQGSLAKLLRLAKLIIWDEAPMSTKYSIEALDKMLRDINDIDLPFGGKIIVFGGDFRQVLPVIRKSTKEQQIDASLASSYVWSILKKIKLTENMRARLDLDFSRYLIEVGNGNAPITIDENIKIPEQMIIHYNNEVESLNSLLDAVYGNMSNYSNNLTEMANRAVLTPKNRSVDEINAILIDRLPGDIVRYYSFDETVDVSEQGYGRFFKYINTERIATV, via the coding sequence atgtaccATTTTGCTCCTGTTAATACATTTTACGATGTTGAAGAATTTATCAATAGAGAAATTGATAACGAGCGAACTGTCACAATTCCGGAAGAAGATTTACTTGCATCAAATTCCTTAAATTCCGAACAAAAGAATGCTTATGACTTGATACTACAAACCTTACTGTCAAATGAATCTGGTGCGTTTTTCATTGACGGTCCTGCTGGTACTGGTAAAACTTTTTTGTATAAAGCACTTCTAGCTACAATCAGATCAAAAAATATGATAGCACTTGCAACTGCATCATCGGGTGTTGCTGCATCAATCTTACCTGGGGGACGAACAGCACACTCAAGATTTAAGATTCCATTAAATGTAGATAAAGATAGCACTTATAATGTCATCAAACAAGGAAGTCTTGCTAAATTGTTACGTCTTGCAAAGTTGATTATATGGGATGAAGCACCTATGTCTACAAAATATTCCATAGAAGCATTAGATAAAATGTTACGCGACATAAATGATATAGATCTCCCTTTTGGTGGcaaaattattgtttttggtGGAGACTTTAGGCAGGTATTACCTGTAATTCGAAAGAGTACAAAAGAACAACAGATTGATGCAAGTTTGGCTTCTTCTTACGTATGGTCtatcttgaaaaaaatcaaattaacagaaaatatGAGAGCCAGATTAGATCTTGATTTCTCACGATATCTAATCGAAGTTGGCAATGGTAATGCTCCAATAacaattgatgaaaatatcaAGATTCCAGAACAAATGATTATCCATTATAACAATGAAGTTGAATCTCTAAATTCTTTGTTAGACGCTGTTTATGGAAATATGTCAaactattcaaacaatttaacaGAGATGGCAAATCGAGCTGTGCTAACTCCAAAAAATCGATCAGTCGACGAAATAAATGCTATTCTCATTGACAGATTGCCTGGCGATATAGTAcgatattatagttttgacgAGACAGTTGATGTATCTGAACAGGGTTAtggaagattttttaaatacattaacacCGAACGGATTGCCACCGTATGA